One window of Komagataeibacter xylinus genomic DNA carries:
- a CDS encoding LysR family transcriptional regulator: protein MFLKQLYYLREIEKFKSFSQAAAACNVSQPSLSRAIRVMKEELGVVIVDRKRKVFGLTPKGVQILRWGHEILRGVLEIQNVVSLSHQKLAGTIKIGVVPIAVHVIPLLMDLVKDHIGDFICDVLILSKSLNQKAV, encoded by the coding sequence ATGTTTCTCAAGCAGCTGTACTATCTTCGGGAGATAGAAAAATTCAAGAGCTTCTCGCAGGCGGCGGCTGCATGCAACGTATCGCAGCCATCCCTTTCACGTGCCATACGTGTCATGAAGGAAGAGCTTGGCGTTGTTATTGTCGACCGGAAGAGGAAAGTGTTTGGCCTGACGCCGAAAGGTGTCCAGATCCTCAGATGGGGACATGAAATTCTGCGAGGAGTTTTAGAAATCCAGAATGTCGTCTCCCTATCTCATCAGAAGCTGGCTGGTACAATTAAAATCGGCGTAGTTCCAATTGCAGTTCATGTCATTCCTCTTCTGATGGATCTTGTGAAGGATCATATCGGGGATTTCATCTGTGATGTTCTGATTCTGTCTAAGAGCCTGAATCAGAAAGCGGTTTGA